In Oryza brachyantha chromosome 1, ObraRS2, whole genome shotgun sequence, the following are encoded in one genomic region:
- the LOC102721969 gene encoding uncharacterized protein LOC102721969 codes for MDSIDEERRQRGGGGEEEEMVVEVPEMDGELLVELLDASLAAAGEEEEAGGDDEATARRRQLGFFTADVGDGWDGLEMMNSIHPHQEEEGCEDCGLDDILSDFGGSGYPAPAPPYAVDDPVEFWMEEIDHAAFAGDCPGEEWYMDGMAMEWEDGRSYYSFHYPSYGGDAACTDQLYSSPLWE; via the coding sequence ATGGATAGCATcgacgaggagcggcggcagcgaggaggaggaggagaagaagaagaaatggtCGTGGAGGTGCCGGAGATGGACGGCGAGCTGCTCGTCGAGCTCCTCGACGCgtccctcgccgcggcgggcgaggaggaagaggctgGCGGCGATGATGAGGCTACAGCGCGGAGGAGGCAGCTCGGCTTCTTCACggccgacgtcggcgacggctggGACGGCCTGGAGATGATGAACTCCATCCACCCGCACCAGGAAGAAGAAGGCTGCGAGGACTGCGGCCTCGACGACATCCTCTCCGACTTCGGCGGCAGCGGGtacccggcgccggcgccaccgtaCGCCGTCGACGACCCCGTCGAGTTCTGGATGGAGGAGATCGATCACGCCGCGTTCGCCGGCGACTGCCCGGGTGAGGAGTGGTACATGGACGGCATGGCCATGGAGTGGGAGGATGGGAGGAGCTACTACTCGTTCCACTACCCCTCCTatggcggcgacgccgcctgCACGGATCAACTGTACAGTAGCCCGTTGTGGGAGTGA
- the LOC102716090 gene encoding basic leucine zipper 6: MAQLPPKIPVAAPVQHQHWAAAGDAAWADEFAEFAASRRGAHRRSLSDSVAFVEVGPTGCGAGEFDRLDDDQLMSMFPDEGGSAPGSDNGGSDSDGGDKHAAARSDDGQPNDAPAGEPQQEQAAASPTELIRDPKRVKRILANRQSAQRSRVRKLQYISELERSVTTLQNEVSVLSPRVAFLDQQRTILTVGNSHLKQRIAALAQDKIFKDAHQEALRKEIERLRQVYQQQNIKLSGGLAADHAHAHGGPPPVRAEKELMS, from the exons ATGGCGCAGCTCCCGCCCAAGAtcccggtggcggcgccggtgcagCACCAGCACTGggcagccgccggcgacgcggcgtGGGCGGATGAGTTCGCCGAGTTCGCGGCGTCGCGGCGGGGCGCGCACCGCCGGTCGCTGAGCGACTCCGTGGCGTTTGTCGAGGTGGGGCCGACGGGGTGCGGGGCAGGGGAGTTCGACAGGCTCGACGACGACCAACTCATGTCCATGTTCCCCGACGAGGGCGGGTCGGCCCCGGGGTCGGacaacggcggcagcgacagcgacggcggtgACAAGCACGCCGCGGCGCGGAGCGACGACGGGCAACCGAACGACgcccccgccggcgagccgcagcaggagcaggcggcggcctcgccgacgGAGCTGATCCGGGACCCCAAGAGAGTCAAGAG gatacTGGCTAATCGGCAGTCGGCTCAGAGGTCGCGGGTGAGGAAGCTTCAGTACATCTCCGAGCTCGAGCGCAGCGTCACAACCCTGCAG AACGAGGTCTCCGTGCTGTCCCCTCGGGTGGCGTTTCTGGATCAGCAGCGGACGATCCTCACCGTCGGCAACAGCCACCTCAAGCAGCGGATCGCGGCTCTAGCGCAGGACAAGATTTTCAAGGATG CTCATCAGGAGGCGTTGAGGAAGGAGATCGAGAGGCTGAGGCAGGTCTACCAGCAGCAGAACATCAAGTTGTCCGGTGGTCTGGCCGCTGACCACGCACATGCCCATGGCGGCCCGCCGCCTGTGCGAGCAGAGAAGGAGCTCATGAGCTAG
- the LOC102716371 gene encoding la-related protein 6A → MDDGQGQAPPADAVEAEPITVAEADDQLPPPAAPPLEAEGVVAQEDPLAEEEDVAPVGAASAEEAPEAAAGGVVLTDELCGRIVKQVEYYFSDENLPTDEFLMKFVKKNKQGFVPLGVIASFRRMKKLSQDLSLIEAALRTSSKLVVSTDGKRVRRMHPLQQNELKDVKKRTVVVENLPSDFSEESIHATFETVGKIVKITIHDQHSVGESATIKNHDIMLSNKVHALVEYETTEAAEKAATTLNDESNWRAGMKVRLAKRSVTGSGKHNQSSKENQTIQGQPSKVEHQMVSGKKGGTDSIEGVLDNENMSSDITHEDMHQHQKVNAKGGRKGRYKGQGRGQIQQNTSGQGHGSLPAHDGFDHVNKPIPGPRMPDGTRGFTAGRGKSPTFQKGDNAEE, encoded by the exons ATGGACGACGGCCAGGGCCAGGCTCCACCCGCGGACGCCGTCGAGGCCGAGCCCATTACCGTCGCCGAGGCCGACGAccagctgccgccgccagcaGCACCGCCTCTCGAGGCGGAGGGTGTCGTCGCGCAGGAAGACCCgctggcggaggaggaggatgtggCCCCCGTCGGCGCCGCGTCCGCGGAAGAGGCCCCCGAGGCTGCCGCGGGTGGTGTCGTGCTCACCGACGAACTCTGCGGCCGGATCGTCAAGCAG GTGGAGTACTACTTCAGCGATGAGAATCTTCCTACAGATGAGTTCCTGATGAAATTCGTGAAGAAGAACAAGCAGGGCTTTG TACCTCTTGGTGTTATTGCATCATTTAGAAGAATGAAGAAACTTAGTCAGGACCTCTCTTTAATTGAAGCTGCACTTAGGACATCATCTAAACTG GTTGTGAGTACAGATGGGAAAAGAGTCAGGAGGATGCATCCATTGCAACAAAATGAATTGAAAGATGTTAAA AAAAGGACAGTTGTGGTGGAAAATCTACCTTCAGACTTCTCCGAGGAGAGCATACATGCAACGTTTGAAACAGTTGGGAA AATTGTGAAGATAACTATTCATGATCAACATTCAGTGGGAGAATCTGCAACAATTAAGAACCATGACATCATGCTAAGTAACAAG GTGCATGCTCTTGTCGAATATGAAACAACAGAGGCAGCTGAGAAGGCT GCTACCACTTTAAACGATGAGAGCAATTGGAGGGCTGGAATGAAAGTCAGGCTGGCTAAGCGAAGTGTAACAGGATCAGGAAAGCATAACCAgtcttcaaaagaaaatcagaCCATCCAGGGCCAGCCTTCAAAAGTAGAACATCAGATGGTATCAGGAAAGAAAGGTGGTACTGATTCAATTGAGGGTGTTTTAGACAATGAGAATATGAGCTCTGATATTACCCATGAG GACATGCACCAACACCAGAAGGTAAATGCTAAAGGAGGGCGTAAAGGTCGATACAAAGGTCAAGGAAGAGGTCAGATTCAGCAAAATACAAGTGGGCAAG gCCATGGCTCACTCCCTGCTCATGATGGTTTTGATCATGTGAACAAGCctattcctggaccgagaatGCCAGATGGGACAAGGGGCTTTACTGCGGGGCGTGGTAAATCGCCTACATTCCAGAAAGGGGATAATGCTGAAGAATAG